The genome window AAGTCGCGCTTGGCGGCAAGTCGTCGCCGGTGCAAGGTCCGCCGCTCGAGGTCGAAGCCGAAGTCGTGGCGGTCACGCAAGGGGCGTTCGCCTACGACGGCCCGATGTATGCCGGCCTCACCGGCAACATGGGCCCGTCGGCTTGGTTGCGCTTCGGAGGCGTGTCGGTCGTCGTCGTGACGACGCGGGAACAGCCGCTCGATCAGGCCTTTGCGCGGACGCTCGGCATCCGCTGCGATGCCATGCGCTATATCGCGGTGAAGTCGGCGGCGCACTTTCGCTCGGGCTTCGAAAAAACGGCCGGCTCGATCCACAACGTCGATGCCCGCGCGATTCTCACGCACGATTGGGGCACTTTGCCGTATCGTCGTCGGACGCGCCCGGTTTTCCCGGTCGAGATTCGCGATTAAGCTGGAAGGTCTCCGTCTTGCTCCGTTCGGCCTGTGGAAATGAATTCGTGTCGCGAGCCCCCTTAGTTCGATTTGCGTTCCTGCTGCTCGGTTGCGCGAGCTCGGCCTCGGCAAGCGCTGCGCCGATCGACTTCGTGCGCGATGTCCGGCCGATCTTCGCGAAGCATTGCTATGCTTGCCACGGCGCGGAGAAGCAGAAGGGTAATCTACGGCTCGACATCAAATCGGAGGCGTTCAAAGGGGGCGAATCGTATGGGCCGAGCATTGTCGCGCGCGAGGCGAAGAAGAGCCCGCTCGTTCAACTGGTGACGGAAGCGGACGCCGAACAGCGCATGCCCCCCAAGAGCGCGCGGCTATCCGATGCCGAGATCGCGACGCTGACGCGCTGGATCGACGAAGGAGCGAACTGGCCCGAGGGGGTCGATCTGGCGAAGCTGGAAGATAAGCGCGAGCATTGGTCGTTCAAGCCGGTGTCGAAACCGGTGCCGCCGCCGACGAAGGACGGCGCCTGGCCGCGCGGCGAAATCGATTGCTTCGTATTGGCGAGGCTGGAGCAAGCAGGTTTGCGACCGGCTCCCGAGGCGGATCGCGCGGCTTGGCTGCGGCGCGTATCGTTCGATCTTCTCGGCTTGCCGCCGACGCCGGAGCAGGTCGAAACATTCGTCGGCGACATGCGCGGCGATGCCTATGAGCGCATGGTCGACACGTTGTTGAAGTCGCCGCGCTACGGCGAGCGCTGGGCGCAGCACTGGCTCGATGTGGTCCGCTATGCCGACACGCACGGCTTCGAGGTGAACACCGAACGCCCGAACGCTTGGCCGTATCGCGACTACGTGATCGAGGCGTTCAACGCCGACGTGCCGTACGACCGGTTCATTCGCGAGCAGATCGCCGGCGACGCGCTCGGCAAAGATCCGGCGACGGGATTTCTCGTGACGGCGTCGGTGTTGCTGCCGGGACAAATCGGCCAAGACGAGCCCTCGAAGCGGCTGGCGCGGCAAGACGCGTTGGATGAGATCGTCGTGAACATCGGGCAGACGTTTCTCGGCTTGAGCGTCGGCTGCGCGCGCTGCCACGATCATAAATTCGATCCGATCGCCGCGCACGACTACTACGCGATGCAGGCCTTCGTCGCGGGAGTCGAGTATGGAGATCGGGAGCTGCGAACGCCCGAAGCCGAAACGCGCAAGCTCGAAGCGAAGCAATACAAGCAAGAGCTCGAAACGATACTGGGGCAACTCGCGCGCTATGTGCCGCAAGCGAAGTCGGGCACGGAGCGGCCGAGTCTGGGGACCAAGGCGACTTCGTCGGGCGATACGACCGTCGCCGATCGGCACGAACTGCGGCAGATCAACGACGGGCAGTACGGCAACTCGCGCAGTTGGATGTCGAACACCAAGGGAAGCGGCTGGGTCGTGCTCGAGTTCCCGCGCACGCACACGATCGAGCGAGTCGTCTGGGGGCGCGATCGCGAGAGCAAGTTCACCGACCGACTGGCGACGAAGTACAAGCTCGAAGTCGCCGACGACGCCGGCGCATGGCGGATCGTGGCCGACTCGCAGGATCGAAAAGCATTCGACGCGCGCAGCGATAAGCCGGCGCCGTTTTCCACGAAGGGGCTTAAAAGCGAAGAAGCGCAGGAAGCCGAACGGTTGGTCGCACGCCAGAAAACGCTCGAAGCGAAACTGACCGGCGCCGAGAACTCGCGGAAGGCCTTTGCCGGAGTGTTCCGAACTCCCGACGTGATTCATTTGTTGAACCGCGGCGATCCCGAACAGCCGAAAGAGGCGGTCGCGCCGGCGATGCTCGCCCTGTTCGGAGGTGCGAAGCCGGCCGCGAACGCCAATGAGCAGCAACGCCGGATGGCGCTGGCCGACGCGCTCGCCGCGCCGCACCAGCCGTTGACCGCGCGCGTCATGGTGAACCGCATTTGGCAGGGGCATTTCGGCACCGGCATCGTCGAGACCGCGAGCGACTTCGGGCGGACGGGAACGAAGCCGTCGCATGCGGAGTTGCTCGACTGGCTCGCGCAAGAGTTCGTGCGCGGCGGATGGTCGATCAAACACATGCACCGGCTGATCGTCCTTTCCGCCGCGTACCGGCAATCGACGCGGCACGACGTTGCCGCGGCAAAGAAAGACGCCGACGTCCGGCTGCTGTGGCGGTTCCCTTCGCGCCGGTTGGAAGCCGAGGCGATTCGCGACTCTATGCTCTTCGTGAGCGGCCGACTCGACCTGAAGATGGGAGGCACGGGCTTCAACTTGTTCGATAAGCGAGGGGGCCTGTCAGGCTTCGTGCCGGTCGAATCGTTCAGCGGCGAAGGTCTGCGGCGGATGATCTACGCGCATAAAGTTCGTCGCGAGCGCGATGCCGTGTTCGGTGCGTTCGATTGTCCGGACGCGGGGCAAAGCACGGCGCGCCGTCGCGAGTCGACTACGCCGATTCAAGCGTTGAGTCTATTCAACAGTCGCTTTACGCTGGAGCAGGCCGACGCTTTCGCCGCGCGCGTGAAAGCCGACGCCGGCGCCGATGTCGACGCGGCGAAGCAAATCGCGCGGGCCTATCGCTTGGCGCTCGGGCGGGATCCGAGTGCCGCGGAAGTCGTCGACGCGCAGACCGTCGTCGCGGGCTTCGGGCTCTCGACGCTTTGCCGTGCCTTGTTCAACAGCAACGAGTTTCTCTTCTTGCCATGAATCCAACTTCGCACCCTTATCTCGATCGGCGACGTTTCCTGGCCGACTCCGCCACGGCGCTCGGCTCCGTAGCGCTTGCGCAATTGCTGCGCACCGACGGCTTGCTCGCCGCGCCGTCGCCGGCGATCGACTTGGCACGGCCGTATGCGGCGCGGGCCCCGCACTTTCCCGCCAAGGCGAAGAACGTCGTCGTGATCTTCTGCGCCGGAGCCGTGAGCCAACTCGAAACGTGGGACTATAAGCCCGAGCTGACGAAGCAAGACGGGAAGCCGCTCGCCGGCGGACCCGCGGTGACGTTTCAAGGGCCGGCCGGAAATCTGGCTCGGCCTCAATATGCGTTTCGGCCTCGCGGCGCGACCGGCAAGATGGTCTCGGACATGATTCCGCATCTGGCGGAGTTGACCGACGACATCGCGTTCGTCCACTCGCTGACGAGCAAGAGCAACACGCACGGGCCGGCCGAAAACTTTCTCTCGACCGGCTTCGTGCTCGACGGCTTTCCAAGCCTCGGCTCGTGGGCGAGCTATGCGCTGGGAAGCGAGAACCAGGACCTGCCGGCGTTCGTCTCGATTCCCGACCCGCGCGGGGTGCCGCAAAACGGCTCGAACAATTGGGGGCCCGGCTTCTTACCCGCCGCGTTTCAAGGGACCACGCTCAGTGCGAAGGAGCAGATTCGCCATCTCACGCCGCAAGGAGTTTCGCCGGCAGCCGATCGTGCGGCGCGCGAGCTGTTGCAGCGGATGAACCAGCGGCATCTCGAACAACATCCGGGCGACGGCAAGCTCGCGGCCCGAATCGCCGGCTACGAGCTCGCCGCGCGCATGCAACTGAGCGTGCCGGAGCTCAGCGATTTGAAATCGGAACCGGCGCACATTCTGAAGCTCTACGGAGCCGACGACACGGCGAACCCGACCAAGGCGGCCTTCGCGCGCAACTGCATTCTCGCCCGCCGGCTCATCGAGAGCGGGGTGCGGTTCGTGCAACTCTTCAACGGCGCCTACGCCAGCGGCGGCGATCTGAATTGGGACGGCCATAACAAACTGAAAGAGCAATACGACAAGCATGCCGCGATTCTCGACCAACCGGCGGCCGCGCTGATTCGCGATCTCAAGCAACGGGGTTTGCTCAAGGATACGCTCGTCGTCTGGTGTACGGAGTTCGGCCGGATGCCGATGTTTCAGCGCGGGGCGCAAGGCCGGGACCACAACCCCGACGGGTTCACTTGCTGGCTCACCGGCGCGGGCGTGAAGCCGGGCGTGAGCCACGGCGTCACCGACGAACTCGGCCGGCAAGCGGTGGCCGACATTCACCCGCTCTACGATTTCAACGCCACGATCTTGCACCTGCTCGGTCTGGATCACGAGCAACTCACGTTCGAGCACAACGGCGTGCAACGCCGGTTGACGAACGTGGAGGGGCATGTGATTCGCGAAGTCTTGGCGTAGTCGCCGCAAGCCCCGCTCGAAGTGGGCTTCGCGATTTATAACTTCGTCGCGGTCATCCAGCCGCAGAAGAGCAGCGCGCGGACGAGCCCGTAGGCGATGATCGCGGAGACGGGAATGGTGAGGATCCAGGCCCAGATCATCTTCTCGATCACTGTCCAGCGAACGGCATTGAAACGCTTGGCTGCTCCGACACCCATGATCGCCGCGGAGACGATATGCGTCGTGGAGACCGGAATGCCGAAGTGCGAGGCCAGGCCGATGATCGAGGCCGAAGTGGTTTCGGCGGCGAAGCCGTGGACGGGCTGCAATCGCACCATCTTATGCCCGAGCGTTTTGATGATGCGCCACCCGCCGGCGGCCGTCCCCGCGGCCATGACGAGAGCGCAGAGGATTTTGATCCAAACGGCGATTTCGAGGTCGTGGCCGGGGGCGGGCAGGGGAGTGTGCAAGAACGCGAGCCAGGGGGGAGCGTCGGCCATCGAGCCGTCGGCCGTGCCCGCCGCGAGCGCCAGCGCGATGATGCCCATCGTTTTTTGTGCGTCGTTGGTGCCGTGCATGAAGCCCATGCCGGCGGCGCTCACCATTTGCGCCTTCCCGAACACGGTATTCACGAGCGCCGGCTTCCAGTTTCGTAACAGGAAGTAGAGCAACCCCATCACGAGCATGCCGAGCACGAAGCCTGCGACCGGCGAGCTGAACATGGGAATGCAGACCTTCCAGAGCAAGCCTTTGCCGTCGTACCAATGGTCTTTGTTGGGCTGCGACCAAATAATGACGTGCCAGCTTTCGGCCGCCGCGACGGCCGAGCCGATCAGGCCGCCGATCAGGGCATGGCTCGAACTACTCGGCAGGCCCCAATACCAAGTGGCGAGATTCCAAACGATCGCGGCCGTGAGCGCGCAGACGAGCACTTCTTGCGACACGACCCGGCCGTCGACGAGGCCCGAGGCGATCGTCTTGGCGACGGCGGTGCCCCAGAGCGCGCCGACGAGATTGGTCGACGCGGCGAGCACGACCGCTTGTCGCGGAGTGAGCACTTTGGTCGAGACGACCGTGGCGATGGAGTTGGCCGTATCGTGAAAGCCGTTGATGTATTCGAACATCAACGCCACGAAGACCACGACGAAGATCAGCGTCATATAGTTGTCTAACGATCGGCTAACAATTGGGCGTGAATAGACTTCGAGCGCGGCGCGAGTTTTTCGTTTTCCGGACCGGCCCTGGCAGAATCGTCGGGCGGAGTCGTCGAGCAGGGTCGTCAGGCAGAGCTACGTGTTCTTGAGCACGATATGCGAGATGGCGTTTCCGGCGTCGCGGCAACGATCGATGACTTTCTCCAGTAAGTCGTACAGATCGCGGACCATCATCGCTTGGATGGCTTCGTACTTGCCGCCGTAGACTTCGCGGAGCAAGTCGACCATCACTTCATCGGCCTCGCTCTCGACGGCTTGCAAACGGTCGTTGAGTGCTTTCACCGTGTCGAGCGGAGGCATCTTACGGAGCATCCGCACCATGTCCGACAGCGTGTGGGTGGCGCGCTCCATGAGCTCGATCTGGCGGTTGAACTCGACCGCTTGCAGTCGTTGCGGAGCGATGTTGAAACGCTCGGCGAACTTCTCGATCGTCTTGCAGATGCGATACAGTGCATACGACACCGTCTCGATGTCTTCGCGCTCCAAGCCCGTCACGAACGTGTTCACCAGCTCGAGGCTGATCTGCTGCGTGATCCGTTTGTCTTTGCCGAGCGAGAGGGCGAACTGATCGAGCGGATGAGGATGGGTCCGATCCTTCAGCAACTCGACCAAGAGCCGGGTCGAGGCGAGCGTCTCTTCGGCGCTGGCTTCGAGGAGGTCGAAGAATTTGGCGTCGTGGCTGAAAAACTTCTGAATGGAGAACATAGTGCTTTCGAAACGAAGAAGGCCGGGCGAACGAAACTCGGGAATCGATCCGAGGCCGATTTTTCGGGGAGCCGAATTGTAATGCGAAGCTCGCAGTCGCACCACTGACCGGTTGATAGAGATCGGCGCGATCGATTGAGCCTAAGGAGTGATATTTTCGTCGCGGTCGCGATTTTCCGGCGTTACAATTTCGCTCGGTTGGCCGGTATTCCGACTCCTTGCGAGGGCCGCTTTCATCGTGCCGCTGACCGGCATCTTTCCCGTTTCATAGCTAGTTTCGCAGCCTGTTCCTTCCCGTCGCCACCTCGACGCACCTACCCGCGAATCCCACTCGTGAACCACGCCATGCGATTCTCTCCCTTGGGGCGAGCCGTCGTCCTTGTCTTGCTTTCCGCTTTCTCCGCTGCGGGTCAAACCATGCCGCTCTACGATCGAGCTTCGAGTGCCGCGGGCGAAGGACGTTCGATGGTCGTCGCGCGGCGCGGCATGGTCGCTACGAGCCAACCGCTCGCCACGCAAGCCGGGCTCGACGTCTTGCGGCGCGGCGGTAATGCCGTCGACGCGGCGCTGGCGGCCAACGCCGTGCAAGGTGTCGTCGAGCCGATGAGTTGCGGCATCGGCGGCGACTTGTTCGTGATCTATTGGGACGCGAAGACGAAGAAACTGTACGGCCTCAACGCGAGCGGCCGGAGCCCGTATGAGTTGACGATCGACAAGGTCCGCGCCGCCGGCCATGCGAGCCTGCCGGATAAGGGGCCGCTGTCGTGGTCGGTGCCCGGCTGCGTGCGGGGTTGGGAAGACCTGCGAGCCCGCTTCGGCTCTTGGCCGCTCGCCGAAATTCTCGCTCCGGCCATCGAGTATGCCGACGAGGGATTTCCGGTAAGTCCCGTCATCGGAGCCGATTGGCAAGGCTCGGCCTCGATGCTT of Planctomycetia bacterium contains these proteins:
- a CDS encoding PSD1 and planctomycete cytochrome C domain-containing protein, with translation MLGCASSASASAAPIDFVRDVRPIFAKHCYACHGAEKQKGNLRLDIKSEAFKGGESYGPSIVAREAKKSPLVQLVTEADAEQRMPPKSARLSDAEIATLTRWIDEGANWPEGVDLAKLEDKREHWSFKPVSKPVPPPTKDGAWPRGEIDCFVLARLEQAGLRPAPEADRAAWLRRVSFDLLGLPPTPEQVETFVGDMRGDAYERMVDTLLKSPRYGERWAQHWLDVVRYADTHGFEVNTERPNAWPYRDYVIEAFNADVPYDRFIREQIAGDALGKDPATGFLVTASVLLPGQIGQDEPSKRLARQDALDEIVVNIGQTFLGLSVGCARCHDHKFDPIAAHDYYAMQAFVAGVEYGDRELRTPEAETRKLEAKQYKQELETILGQLARYVPQAKSGTERPSLGTKATSSGDTTVADRHELRQINDGQYGNSRSWMSNTKGSGWVVLEFPRTHTIERVVWGRDRESKFTDRLATKYKLEVADDAGAWRIVADSQDRKAFDARSDKPAPFSTKGLKSEEAQEAERLVARQKTLEAKLTGAENSRKAFAGVFRTPDVIHLLNRGDPEQPKEAVAPAMLALFGGAKPAANANEQQRRMALADALAAPHQPLTARVMVNRIWQGHFGTGIVETASDFGRTGTKPSHAELLDWLAQEFVRGGWSIKHMHRLIVLSAAYRQSTRHDVAAAKKDADVRLLWRFPSRRLEAEAIRDSMLFVSGRLDLKMGGTGFNLFDKRGGLSGFVPVESFSGEGLRRMIYAHKVRRERDAVFGAFDCPDAGQSTARRRESTTPIQALSLFNSRFTLEQADAFAARVKADAGADVDAAKQIARAYRLALGRDPSAAEVVDAQTVVAGFGLSTLCRALFNSNEFLFLP
- a CDS encoding DUF1501 domain-containing protein — translated: MNPTSHPYLDRRRFLADSATALGSVALAQLLRTDGLLAAPSPAIDLARPYAARAPHFPAKAKNVVVIFCAGAVSQLETWDYKPELTKQDGKPLAGGPAVTFQGPAGNLARPQYAFRPRGATGKMVSDMIPHLAELTDDIAFVHSLTSKSNTHGPAENFLSTGFVLDGFPSLGSWASYALGSENQDLPAFVSIPDPRGVPQNGSNNWGPGFLPAAFQGTTLSAKEQIRHLTPQGVSPAADRAARELLQRMNQRHLEQHPGDGKLAARIAGYELAARMQLSVPELSDLKSEPAHILKLYGADDTANPTKAAFARNCILARRLIESGVRFVQLFNGAYASGGDLNWDGHNKLKEQYDKHAAILDQPAAALIRDLKQRGLLKDTLVVWCTEFGRMPMFQRGAQGRDHNPDGFTCWLTGAGVKPGVSHGVTDELGRQAVADIHPLYDFNATILHLLGLDHEQLTFEHNGVQRRLTNVEGHVIREVLA
- a CDS encoding inorganic phosphate transporter codes for the protein MTLIFVVVFVALMFEYINGFHDTANSIATVVSTKVLTPRQAVVLAASTNLVGALWGTAVAKTIASGLVDGRVVSQEVLVCALTAAIVWNLATWYWGLPSSSSHALIGGLIGSAVAAAESWHVIIWSQPNKDHWYDGKGLLWKVCIPMFSSPVAGFVLGMLVMGLLYFLLRNWKPALVNTVFGKAQMVSAAGMGFMHGTNDAQKTMGIIALALAAGTADGSMADAPPWLAFLHTPLPAPGHDLEIAVWIKILCALVMAAGTAAGGWRIIKTLGHKMVRLQPVHGFAAETTSASIIGLASHFGIPVSTTHIVSAAIMGVGAAKRFNAVRWTVIEKMIWAWILTIPVSAIIAYGLVRALLFCGWMTATKL
- a CDS encoding pit accessory protein encodes the protein MFSIQKFFSHDAKFFDLLEASAEETLASTRLLVELLKDRTHPHPLDQFALSLGKDKRITQQISLELVNTFVTGLEREDIETVSYALYRICKTIEKFAERFNIAPQRLQAVEFNRQIELMERATHTLSDMVRMLRKMPPLDTVKALNDRLQAVESEADEVMVDLLREVYGGKYEAIQAMMVRDLYDLLEKVIDRCRDAGNAISHIVLKNT